The Kribbella amoyensis genomic sequence TCTGCGGGCTCTCGCCGAAGATTCGCACGGTACCGCCGGTGGCCTGGCGGTGACCTTCGACGACTTCCAGCGTGGACGTCTTACCGGCCCCGTTCGTGCCGAGCAACGCGTACAGTTCCCCGCTCCTGACCTGGAAGGAGAGGTCCCGGACGGCAGTGAAGTCGCCGTAGGTGACGGTGAGGCTTTCGACGTCGATCACGGGCGTTTCGGGCATGGGACCGCTCCTGTCGTTCTTCCGAGTGCCGTGTCATCAGGTTCGCCCAGCTCGCGGAGTCTTCGCGTCGGTGAAAGGCCCCGATGGTGGAGCGGTCCCTCGTCCGGTGCGGCGAGGGGGTGACCTGGCGGGCCTGGTTCGCATCGGTAAGAATCACCTAGGCCGCCGACCCGACGGACAGGAGCGTTTCTGGTGAAGCTCGTGGGCCGGCGCGCCGAGCGCGAAGCGGTCGAGGACCTGCTCGAAGGTGCTCGGGCCGCCCGGAGCCGTGTGCTCGTGGTGCGAGGAGAAGCGGGCATCGGGAAGACGGCGCTGCTCGAGCACACGCGCGCGATCGCCACCGCCTCGGGTTTCCGGGTCGAGAGCTCGGTCGGGATCGAGTCCGAGTCCCAGTTCGCCTTCGGAGGTCTCCATCAGCTCTGCCTGCCGCTGATGGACCATCTGGATGCCCTGCCGCCGCCACAGCAGGCCGCGCTGAATGTCGCGTTCGGGCAGCAGGCCGGTCCTGCGCCCGACCGGTTCCTGGTCGGGCTGGCTGTGCTGAACCTGCTGGCCGAGGTCGCTGAGGACGGCCCGTTGCTGTGCCTCGTGGACGACGCGCAGTGGCAGGACGAAGGTACCGCCCAGGTGCTGGCCTTCGTTGCCCGGCGGCTGGCGGCCGAGCGGGTGGCCCTGTTGATCCTGCTCCGTGACCCCAGCGACGGCGGCGATGTCAGCTCGTTCGAGGGCTTGCCGGAGCTCCGCCTGGACGGACTCAGCCTGCGGGACGCGCGGGAGCTACTGGCCGACGTCGTGCCCACACCCCTCGACGAGCGGGTTCGGGAGCGGATCATCGCCGAGGCACGAGGCAACCCTCTCGCCCTGCTGGAGCTGCCACGGAGCGCCTCGCCCGCCCGTCTGGCCGGAGGTTTCGCACTGCCGGACACCATGGGCCTGCCGCGCAGGATCGAGGACATGTTCCGGCTCCGCTCCGTCAGCCTGCCCGCGGAGACCCAGCTGTTGCTGCTGGTCGCCGCGGCGGAGCCGACTGGTGACGCGGAGCTGTTGTGGCGCGCGGCGGGCGAGCTCGGGATCGCTCCCGAGTCGGCTGAGCCGGCCGAAGCCGCCGAGCTGGTGATGATCGACGCTCGCGTACGGTTCCGCCATCCGTTGGTGCGCTCGGCGGTCTACCGAGCGGCTTCGCCACCGGATCGTCGCCGAGCGCACCGCGCACTGGCCGCGGCCACTGATCCACGGCTCGATCCTGACCGCCGTGCGTGGCACAGCGCGCAGGCTGTGCGGGGAGTCGACGAATCGGTGGCAGCTCAGCTGGAGCATTCGGCGGGGCGGGCGCGTGCACGGGGTGGTGTGGCGGCCGCGGCGGCGTTCCTCCAGCAGGCCGCCGATCTGTCACCCGAGCCCGCCGATCGCGCGAGGCGGGCTTTGGAAGCCGCACTCGCCAAGCACGAGGCAGGCGCGTCCGAGGCCGCCCTCCAGTTGCTCGCTGTCGCGAGGGTGGGACCGCTGGATTCTCTCCAGCAGGGCCGTAGCGACCTGTTGGACGCGCAGATCAGGTTCCATCTCTCACGCGACCTCGACTCGCCGGGAATGATGGTCGCCGCCGCTGGTTCGCTCGCTCCGCTCGACGGTGCGCTGGCCCGGGAGACGTACCTGCACGCGCTGGATGCGGCGATCATCAACGGCGGAGGTGAGGCTGTGCGTATTGCCGAAGCGGCCTTGACCGCCCCCGCCGCCGGCACTCCACCGCGACCCGTCGACCGCCTGCTCGACGGTCTCGTGGCCACCCTGACGGGAGGCTTCGCGGCGGGAGCGCCCAAGCTGCGCCGAGCCCTCGAGGCGTTTCGTGACAGCCCGCACGAGGATCGCCTCCACGATCCCGACGACGACCGCTGGTTGTGGCTGGCCGGCCGCAACGCGGTGGCGATCCTCGACGACGAACTGGTGTACGTCCTTGCCAGTCGCAACGTTCAGCTCGCCCGGGCAGCCGGTGCGCTGGCGACGCTTCCCGCGGCCCTGAGCTTCCTGTCGATCACCTCGGTACTGATGGGCGAGCTCGCCCGAGCCGGCGAGCTCGCGGCGGAGGCGAAGGCCATCACCCGGGACACCGGTGGTGTGCACCTGCGGCACGCTCACATCATCTTGAGCGCGTGGTGCGGCGACGAGGCGGAGACCACAGCGCTCAGTGCTGTCACCGCCCAGGATCCTGCCCACCCGGACGAGGGCACCGATGCTTCTCTGGCCCGCTATGCGATGTCGGTCCTGCACAACGGATTGGGGAACTATGCGGCCGCGAGGGATGCGGCGTCGCGTGCCTGCGAGTCCCATGAGCTGTCGCTCAGCAGCGCGGGTCTGCCCGAGTTCGTGGAGGCCTGTGTTCGGTCCAACGACCCAGCACGCGCGGAAGCGGCGGCGGACGAGATCGATGCGCGCGCCGACGCGACAGGAACGGCCTGGGCGATCGGGCTGGCCGCACGCTCGCGGGCGCTGATGAGCGTCGGCCCGTCCGCTGAAGCGCACTATCGGGAGGCGATCGAGCGACTCCGAGACTGCCGGATGACGGTCTACCTCGCCCGCACGCATCTCGTCTACGGCGAGTGGCTCCGCCGCGAGGGTCGCCGCCAGGATGCCCGCGAACAGCTCCGCACCGCCCACCAGATGCTGTCGGACATGGGTGCGGGGGCGTTCGCCGCGCGAGCCGCCCGGGAACTCCGTGCCACCGGTGAGCACCCGCGCAAACGCCTCGCCCAACCCACCGATGTCCTCACCGCACAGGAACTGCAGATCGCGCGCGTGGTAGCCACCGGGGCGACCTCGCGTGAGGTGGCTGCGCAACTGTTCCTCAGCCCCCGGACGATCGAGGCCCATCTGCGCAACATCTTCCGCAAACTGGGCATCACCTCACGTCGCCACCTGAAGGATCTGCGCCTCACCTGAGCACGATCGACCCTTCACCTTCGTCAGCTCGGCGTCGCAGCGTCGAGTACTCAGTGATCTTCACCGATGCGAAGTCATCGCTTCAGGCACCAGGCTCGGGGCGGTCGGGCGCGCTCCCGGGCCGGCTCGTCGAGGTCGGCGCGGAAGTACCAGCTGACGACCTGCATCAAATCAACGAAGGAAGGGCCCCACCCACATGTCCACGAACGATGTCACCGTGACCAACAACGCTGCTCGTCAGCGGTACGAGGCCGTCACCGGGTCGGCGACGGTCGCCGGGTTCGTCGACTACCAAGAGACCAGTCAGCTGGTCGTCCTGGCCCATACCGAGGTCGACCCGGCGTTCGAGGGCCGAGGGATCGGCAGCACCCTCGCCCGCGCCGCGCTCGACGACATCCGCGAGCGGGGACTGAGGGCGCTGGTGATCTGTCCCTTCATCGTCGGTTGGCTGCGCAACCACCCGGAGTACCGGGACCTGCTGTACAACGCGCCGCGGTCCGCAGCTGGTGACCAGCGGCAGCAGTCATGACGGAATCCGCAGCAGCCGCCGCAGCTGTGCCGCCACGGTTCGACGGGCTGAAGGCCGTCTTCATCAACGCGACCCTCAAGCGCTCGCCGGAGCCCAGCAACACGGAGGGGCTGGTCCGTCTCAGCGGGCGCATCATGCAGGAGCACGGGGTTGTGGTCGACGTCGTCCGAGCCGTCGACCACGACATCGCGACCGGATTGTGGCCGGACATGACCGAGCACGGCGAGGACGTCGACGACTGGCCGGCGCTGTTCGGCAAGGTGCTGGCCGCGGACATCCTGGTCCTGGCGGGGCCGATCTGGCTCGGAGACAACAGCTCGGTGATGAAGCGGGTGATCGAGCGGCTCTACGGCTGCTCCGGCTCGCTGAACGACGCGGGTCAGTACGCCTACTACGGACGCGTGGCCGGCTGTGTGATCACCGGCAACGAGGACGGCGTCAAGCATTGCGCGATGAACGTGCTCTACAGCCTGCAACACCTCGGCTTCACCGTTCCGCCGCAGGCCGATGCGGGCTGGATCGGGCCGGTCGGACCGGGGCCGTCCCACCTGGACCCCGGGTCGGGCGGCCCCGAGAACGACTTCACCAACCGCAACACCACGTTCATGACCTACAACCTGATGCACCTCGCGGCGATGCTGCGTGCCGCGGGTGGCATCCCGGCGTACGGCAACAGACGCAGCGAGTGGGACGCCGGCTGTGCCCCGGATCAGGTCAACCCCGAGCACCGATAGAACCCTGCCGAGAAGGAGAACACCTGATGGCCACCATCAGCCCAGCAAAGTTGTGGCCGCGGCTCCGGGTCGACGACTGGACCGAGACCCGCGACACCGTGCACATGTGGACCCAGATCGTCGGAAAGATCCGGCTTTCGCAAGCCCCGCTGCTCAACCACTGGTGGCAGGTCACCCTGTACGTCAGTCCGCGCGGGCTGACGACCGGTGCGATCCCTCACCGTGGCGGAATGTTCGACCTGGAGTTCGACTTCGTCGAGCACCGCCTCAGGGCGCGCAGCAGCAACGGTGGCGAGCGTCTGGTCGCCTTGTCGTCGCGTCCGGTGGCCGACTTCTACCAAGAGACCATGCGAGCGCTGCAGGAACTCGGCATCGAGGCCACGATCGGCGCACGACCCAACGAGGTGGAGCCGTCGATCCCGTTCGCGGAGAATCATCGGAACGCCACCTACGACCCCGAGGCGGCTCACCTGTTCTGGGGCCAGCTCGTGCAAGCCGATCGGGTGATGGGCGAGTTCCGCTCCCACTTCGTCGGCAAGGTCAGCCCCGTGCACTTCTTCTGGGGCGCGATGGACCTGGCCTGTACCCGTTTCTCCGGGCGTGCGGCGCCCGAGCATCCCGGCGGCGCCCCCAACTGTGGGGACTGGGTGATGGTCGAGGGGTACTCCCGGGAGCTGAGCAGTTGCGGGTTCTGGCCCGGTGGTGGCGAGGAAGGCGCCTTCTACGCCTACGCCTACCCCGAGCCCGACGGTTTCCCCGACTTTCCGGTAGGCCCGGACGGGGCGTACTACAGCGTCGAGAACGGC encodes the following:
- a CDS encoding AAA family ATPase yields the protein MGRRAEREAVEDLLEGARAARSRVLVVRGEAGIGKTALLEHTRAIATASGFRVESSVGIESESQFAFGGLHQLCLPLMDHLDALPPPQQAALNVAFGQQAGPAPDRFLVGLAVLNLLAEVAEDGPLLCLVDDAQWQDEGTAQVLAFVARRLAAERVALLILLRDPSDGGDVSSFEGLPELRLDGLSLRDARELLADVVPTPLDERVRERIIAEARGNPLALLELPRSASPARLAGGFALPDTMGLPRRIEDMFRLRSVSLPAETQLLLLVAAAEPTGDAELLWRAAGELGIAPESAEPAEAAELVMIDARVRFRHPLVRSAVYRAASPPDRRRAHRALAAATDPRLDPDRRAWHSAQAVRGVDESVAAQLEHSAGRARARGGVAAAAAFLQQAADLSPEPADRARRALEAALAKHEAGASEAALQLLAVARVGPLDSLQQGRSDLLDAQIRFHLSRDLDSPGMMVAAAGSLAPLDGALARETYLHALDAAIINGGGEAVRIAEAALTAPAAGTPPRPVDRLLDGLVATLTGGFAAGAPKLRRALEAFRDSPHEDRLHDPDDDRWLWLAGRNAVAILDDELVYVLASRNVQLARAAGALATLPAALSFLSITSVLMGELARAGELAAEAKAITRDTGGVHLRHAHIILSAWCGDEAETTALSAVTAQDPAHPDEGTDASLARYAMSVLHNGLGNYAAARDAASRACESHELSLSSAGLPEFVEACVRSNDPARAEAAADEIDARADATGTAWAIGLAARSRALMSVGPSAEAHYREAIERLRDCRMTVYLARTHLVYGEWLRREGRRQDAREQLRTAHQMLSDMGAGAFAARAARELRATGEHPRKRLAQPTDVLTAQELQIARVVATGATSREVAAQLFLSPRTIEAHLRNIFRKLGITSRRHLKDLRLT
- a CDS encoding GNAT family N-acetyltransferase, with amino-acid sequence MSTNDVTVTNNAARQRYEAVTGSATVAGFVDYQETSQLVVLAHTEVDPAFEGRGIGSTLARAALDDIRERGLRALVICPFIVGWLRNHPEYRDLLYNAPRSAAGDQRQQS
- a CDS encoding flavodoxin family protein, which produces MTESAAAAAAVPPRFDGLKAVFINATLKRSPEPSNTEGLVRLSGRIMQEHGVVVDVVRAVDHDIATGLWPDMTEHGEDVDDWPALFGKVLAADILVLAGPIWLGDNSSVMKRVIERLYGCSGSLNDAGQYAYYGRVAGCVITGNEDGVKHCAMNVLYSLQHLGFTVPPQADAGWIGPVGPGPSHLDPGSGGPENDFTNRNTTFMTYNLMHLAAMLRAAGGIPAYGNRRSEWDAGCAPDQVNPEHR
- a CDS encoding DUF5996 family protein, with amino-acid sequence MATISPAKLWPRLRVDDWTETRDTVHMWTQIVGKIRLSQAPLLNHWWQVTLYVSPRGLTTGAIPHRGGMFDLEFDFVEHRLRARSSNGGERLVALSSRPVADFYQETMRALQELGIEATIGARPNEVEPSIPFAENHRNATYDPEAAHLFWGQLVQADRVMGEFRSHFVGKVSPVHFFWGAMDLACTRFSGRAAPEHPGGAPNCGDWVMVEGYSRELSSCGFWPGGGEEGAFYAYAYPEPDGFPDFPVGPDGAYYSVENGQFLLPYEAVADAEDPDQSLEQFLHTTYQAAADLGGWDRKSLEDDPARWPQHRHGHRR